One genomic region from Prunus persica cultivar Lovell chromosome G3, Prunus_persica_NCBIv2, whole genome shotgun sequence encodes:
- the LOC18782292 gene encoding pentatricopeptide repeat-containing protein At5g15300 — protein MIRKKPNDRSAYRHQRSSFWQKCTNLRALKQVHASMVVNGFNSNYSAIRQLIFAGAMAISGTIDYAHQLFVHVAEPDTFMWNTMIRGSAQSQNPLNAIVLYTRMENRHAMPDSFTFPFILKACTKLSWVKMGMGIHGKVVRFGFESNTFVRNTLIYFHANCGDLKIASELFDASAKRDVVPWSALTAGYARRGKLDEARQLFDEMPVKDLVSWNVMITGYGKQGEMESARKLFDKVPERDVVTWNAMIAGYVLCGSNEQALQMFEEMRSLGEKPDEVTMLSLLSACTDIGDLDVGQKIHSALLEMGRGDMSIILGNALIDMYSKCGSIERAVEVFQKMRDKDVSSWNSVIGGLAFHGHAEESVNLFEEMRRLKIRPNEITFVGVLVACSHAGKVEEGRRYFNLMKHKYKIEPNIKHYGCMVDMLGRAGLLDEAFEFIEKMEIEPNAIVWRTLLGACRVHGNVELGRRANERLLEMRRDESGDFVLLSNIYASRGEWRGVEEVRKLMDDSGVKKEPGYSLIETDNSDLMHFLFDYRPKSI, from the coding sequence ATGATCAGAAAGAAACCAAACGACAGGAGCGCCTACCGTCACCAGCGGTCAAGCTTCTGGCAAAAATGTACCAACCTCCGAGCTCTCAAGCAAGTCCACGCTTCCATGGTCGTCAACGGCTTCAATTCAAACTATTCTGCTATCAGACAACTCATCTTCGCCGGTGCCATGGCTATTTCAGGCACCATAGATTATGCCCACCAACTGTTCGTTCATGTTGCTGAACCAGATACGTTCATGTGGAACACCATGATCAGAGGCTCAGCTCAGAGCCAGAACCCATTAAATGCGATTGTTCTGTATACCCGGATGGAAAATCGGCATGCAATGCCCGATAGCTTCACTTTCCCGTTTATACTCAAGGCCTGCACTAAGCTTTCTTGGGTTAAGATGGGTATGGGGATTCATGGGAAGGTTGTGAGGTTCGGATTTGAGTCGAATACGTTTGTTAGAAATACCCTTATTTATTTCCATGCTAATTGTGGGGATTTGAAGATTGCAAGCGAACTTTTTGATGCTTCGGCGAAGAGGGACGTGGTGCCATGGTCAGCTTTGACAGCAGGATATGCAAGAAGGGGGAAGTTGGATGAGGCCAGGCAACTTTTCGACGAAATGCCTGTTAAAGATTTGGTTTCTTGGAATGTGATGATTACAGGGTATGGAAAGCAAGGGGAGATGGAGAGTGCAAGGAAGCTCTTTGATAAGGTTCCGGAAAGAGATGTGGTGACTTGGAATGCAATGATTGCAGGTTATGTACTTTGCGGGTCCAATGAGCAGGCACTGCAGATGTTCGAGGAGATGAGGAGTCTTGGAGAAAAGCCTGATGAAGTGACCATGTTGAGTCTTTTGTCTGCTTGCACAGATATTGGAGATTTAGATGTTGGGCAAAAGATACATTCTGCCCTTCTGGAGATGGGTCGGGGAGATATGAGCATCATACTTGGAAATGCGCTTATAGATATGTACTCCAAGTGCGGGAGTATTGAAAGGGCAGTTGAAGTGTTCCAGAAGATGAGGGACAAGGATGTGTCTTCGTGGAATTCGGTGATAGGAGGGTTGGCATTTCATGGCCATGCTGAGGAATCAGTAAATCTGTTTGAAGAGATGCGAAGGTTGAAAATCAGGCCAAATGAGATCACGTTTGTTGGAGTCTTGGTTGCTTGCAGTCATGCTGGGAAGGTTGAAGAGGGGCGCAGATATTTCAATCTCATGAAGCATAAGTACAAAATTGAGCCAAACATAAAGCATTATGGGTGTATGGTGGATATGTTAGGGCGTGCTGGGCTACTAGATGAAGCATTTGAATTCAttgaaaaaatggagattgaACCCAATGCTATTGTTTGGAGGACTCTGCTTGGGGCTTGTAGAGTTCATGGAAATGTCGAGCTGGGAAGGCGCGCAAATGAGCGGCTACTTGAAATGAGAAGGGATGAGAGTGGGGATTTCGTGCTGCTATCAAACATATATGCTTCGCGAGGTGAGTGGCGTGGGGTTGAAGAGGTGAGAAAGCTAATGGATGACAGTGGGGTGAAGAAGGAGCCTGGCTATAGCTTAATTGAAACAGATAACAGCGATCTCAtgcattttttgtttgattacaGGCCCAAGTCGATTTAA
- the LOC109948168 gene encoding casparian strip membrane protein 1: MKAAGAIELGESKSTSSTPKIGGVNRGASILDFILRIIAFLGTLVSAIAMGTTRERLPFFTQFLQFRAEYDDLPTFTFFVVANSVVCGYLVFSLALSIFHIIRSNAKRSRIILIFFDTAMLALLTAGASAAAAIVYLAHKGNAKANWFAICQQFNSFCERISGSLIGSFVGVVVFILLILLSAAALSRR; this comes from the exons ATGAAGGCAGCAGGAGCTATTGAGCTTGGTGAGTCCAAAAGCACTTCAAGCACCCCAAAAATTGGAGGGGTGAACAGAGGGGCATCCATTCTAGACTTCATTCTCAGGATCATCGCTTTTCTTGGTACCTTGGTAAGTGCAATAGCCATGGGAACCACTAGGGAAAGGCTTCCCTTCTTCACTCAGTTCCTTCAGTTCAGGGCTGAGTACGATGATCTTCCAACATTCAC GTTTTTCGTGGTTGCCAATTCCGTCGTGTGTGGATATCTGGTGTTTTCTCTAGCCCTTTCCATCTTCCACATCATACGAAGCAACGCCAAAAGGAGCAGAATTATCTTGATCTTCTTCGACACG GCAATGTTGGCTCTTCTGACAGCAGGTGCCTCTGCAGCAGCAGCTATTGTATACTTGGCACACAAGGGAAATGCCAAGGCAAATTGGTTTGCCATCTGCCAGCAATTCAACTCCTTCTGCGAGCGCATCTCTGGCTCCTTAATTGGATCTTTTGTAGgagttgttgtttttattctcTTAATCTTGCTCTCAGCTGCAGCCCTCTCTCGACGCTGA
- the LOC18782738 gene encoding pentatricopeptide repeat-containing protein At5g15280, with translation MRRSTTTTSSTIAFCNGMLQVLYAFSPHKPYIKQVRSLYSLFSLFNAKYKFSTTTCLAYPSFPSFSTTPNNNTQIDLSSICCSGIAQSVISRCSHFSEKNKGKGFANASLKDLLLEISDVVPEYTRRLRRVSEVKPEDVLGLLLGFQFQCGKVGFKASKVESLWEIFKRVNGQSKGFKHLSQSFEVMASMLVRVGLLREVEFLLSTMESQGILLDSHEVFSNLIKGCVDAGESEMAISMYDRMRRRLLPSLSCYDALLDHLVKMKKTHLAFRVCWDMTEMGIDLRGVKKATIEDVIGLLCKDGRLLEARNLVKKAMAFELKPSNLVLYEIAYGYCEKKDFDDLLSFYAEIKCAPDVLAGNRIMHSQCSNFGTGKAELFLRELEHLGFNPDEITFGIMIGWSCRERKLKNAFIYLSQMLSRRLKPHNCTYNALISAVFMGDMWKHAQEIFDEMVDRGTIPDLLTFRVLLAGYCKARQFDEAKRIVFDMASRGLIQNSTTEDSLSKAFIILGFNPLSVRLKRDNDLGFSSTEFYDNLGNGLYLDTDLDEYEKRVTWILEDCMVPDYNSLMMKECTLGNLKGALMLVDEMVRWGQDLSSSTFSALMKGFSASPSHIKGITAVVHKKSQLVDQLDQETLNLLVQAYMKKGLICDGRIILDGMFRRHLKIKNETCTAVIKGLCKRGNLKELLACWNNAQQNRWLPGSEDCKALMECLCKKEMLWEALQLLESMLISLPHLRLDICHMFLEKLSVTGFTRIGHILLEELEQRGGILDHVAYSYLIRGLCKEKTFPLAFAILENMLARNLAPWLDDSVLLISRLCRAGRYEKAIYLKEIGLREKPLSSLSIDRALIEGCCMAGKVGEATTILRNMLLKGILPDTETYNILVQGHCKVNNLKKVRELLGVMIRKHFSISLATFRNLVCLMCVEGKVLYAVNLKELMHGQSEPRDLTIYNILIFYLFQTGNTLIVNNVLDHLQEKKLLLNEVTYNFLVYGFSRCKDVSSAVEILSTMISKEFRPSNRNLRIVMTSLCGIGELEKALELSREMESRGWVHDSIIQNAIVEDLLSHGKLQEAEKFLDRMVEKCLIPENINYDNLIKRFCSCGRLSKAVDLLNIMLKKGNLPDATSYDSVTSSCCAVNQLDQAMDFHTEMLDRNLKPSINTWELLVHNLCQDGQTAEAERLLLSMVCIGETVSREIYSSVINRYRLEKNLRKTSELMQAMQQSGFEPDFETHWSLISNLSNSSDKDNANSSRGFLARLLSSSGFSRQKDSKTKLG, from the coding sequence ATGAGACGgagcaccaccaccacctcctccaccaTAGCTTTCTGCAATGGAATGCTCCAAGTTTTATATGCTTTCTCACCTCACAAGCCCTATATCAAACAGGTTCGTTCTCTTTACTCTCTGTTCTCACTTTTCAACGCTAAATACAAGTTCTCAACCACCACTTGTCTCGCATACCCTTCATTCCCCTCGTTTTCAACGACCCCAAATAACAATACCCAGATAGATTTATCTTCTATTTGTTGCTCTGGTATTGCCCAATCTGTCATTTCTAGATGTTCCCACTTTTCTGAGAAGAATAAAGGCAAAGGCTTTGCTAACGCGTCTCTAAAAGACCTTCTTTTGGAGATTTCGGATGTAGTACCTGAATACACGCGTAGACTTAGGCGGGTTTCGGAGGTGAAACCTGAAGATGTGCTTGGATTATTACTCGGTTTTCAATTTCAGTGTGGGAAAGTTGGATTTAAAGCTAGCAAGGTTGAGTCTTTGTGGGAAATTTTCAAACGGGTTAATGGACAAAGTAAGGGTTTTAAGCATCTCTCTCAGTCATTCGAGGTCATGGCCTCGATGCTTGTCCGTGTGGGGTTGCTTAGAGAAGTTGAATTCTTGCTTTCCACAATGGAAAGCCAAGGAATTTTATTGgatagtcatgaagttttcagtAATTTGATTAAAGGGTGTGTTGATGCTGGTGAATCAGAAATGGCCATTTCTATGTATGATCGAATGAGGCGCCGTTTACTCCCTTCATTATCGTGTTATGATGCTCTTCTTGATCATTTGGTTAAAATGAAGAAGACCCATTTGGCTTTTCGAGTTTGTTGGGATATGACAGAAATGGGTATTGATTTGAGAGGTGTGAAGAAGGCCACAATTGAGGATGTCATTGGACTCCTTTGCAAGGATGGAAGGCTTCTGGAAGCAAGAAATCTCGTCAAGAAGGCTATGGCTTTTGAACTCAAGCCTAGTAACTTAGTTCTATATGAAATTGCTTATGGTTATTGTGAGAAGAAGGACTTTGATGATTTGCTGAGTTTCTATGCTGAAATCAAGTGTGCACCTGATGTTCTGGCTGGGAATAGGATTATGCATTCTCAATGTAGCAATTTTGGAACAGGAAAGGCAGAACTGTTTTTGCGAGAATTGGAACATTTAGGCTTCAATCCTGATGAGATAACCTTTGGTATCATGATTGGCTGGAGTTGTCGTGAACGAAAACTAAAAAATGCTTTCATTTACCTGTCACAGATGTTGTCAAGACGACTAAAGCCCCATAACTGTACCTATAATGCTCTTATCAGTGCTGTCTTTATGGGGGATATGTGGAAGCATGCCCAGGAAATCTTTGATGAGATGGTGGATAGGGGGACAATACCTGATTTATTGACGTTCAGAGTTCTCTTAGCAGGCTATTGTAAAGCTAGACAATTTGATGAAGCAAAAAGGATAGTTTTTGACATGGCAAGCCGTGGATTAATTCAAAACTCTACCACAGAGGATTCACTATCCAAAgcatttataattttgggTTTCAATCCATTATCTGTGAGGTTGAAGAGAGACAATGATTTGGGGTTTTCTTCAACTGAGTTTTATGATAATCTTGGGAATGGACTTTATTTGGATACAGACCTGGATGAGTATGAGAAGAGAGTCACTTGGATCCTAGAAGATTGCATGGTACCTGATTATAACTCACTTATGATGAAAGAATGCACTCTTGGAAATTTGAAGGGTGcattgatgttggtcgatgaAATGGTTCGGTGGGGGCAAGACTTGTCATCTTCTACCTTCTCTGCCTTAATGAAAGGGTTCTCTGCATCCCCTTCACATATTAAGGGTATCACTGCAGTTGTGCATAAAAAGTCTCAATTAGTAGATCAGTTAGACCAAGAAACTTTAAATTTgctagtccaagcatacatgAAGAAAGGGTTGATATGTGATGGAAGGATAATATTGGATGGAATGTTCCGAAGGCATTTGAAAATCAAGAATGAGACATGCACTGCTGTAATTAAAGGTTTGTGCAAGAGAGGAAATTTGAAGGAGCTGCTTGCTTGTTGGAATAATGCTCAACAGAACAGATGGTTACCCGGGTCAGAAGATTGTAAAGCGTTAATGGAATGTCTTTGCAAGAAAGAGATGCTATGGGAAGCACTACAGCTTCTTGAAAGCATGCTGATATCCTTGCCTCACCTACGGTTAGATATATGCCATATGTTCCTTGAAAAGCTTTCTGTTACAGGCTTTACAAGAATTGGGCACATATTGTTGGAAGAACTTGAACAGCGCGGTGGCATCCTGGATCATGTGGCTTATAGCTATCTTATAAGAGGATTGTGTAAGGAGAAAACTTTTCCTTTAGCATTTGCGATACTAGAAAATATGCTGGCTAGAAATTTGGCACCATGGTTGGACGATTCTGTCCTATTAATTTCTCGTTTGTGTAGGGCTGGTAGATATGAAAAGGCCATTTATTTGAAAGAGATTGGTCTAAGAGAAAAGCCTTTGTCTTCACTTTCCATTGATCGTGCATTAATTGAAGGCTGTTGTATGGCAGGGAAGGTTGGAGAGGCAACCACTATATTACGGAATATGTTGTTAAAGGGGATACTTCCTGATACTGAAACTTACAATATTTTGGTTCAGGGTCATTGCAAGGTTAACAACTTAAAGAAAGTGAGGGAGCTACTTGGTGTCATGATAAGGAAACACTTCAGCATTTCACTTGCAACTTTCCGCAATTTGGTGTGTTTGATGTGTGTGGAAGGTAAGGTTCTTTATGCAGTGAATCTGAAGGAGCTCATGCATGGACAAAGTGAGCCTCGCGATCTCACCATTTACAATATTCTGATTTTCTATCTTTTCCAAACTGGGAATACTTTGATTGTGAATAACGTGTTAGATCATTTGCAAGAGAAGAAATTGCTACTGAATGAAGTAACGTATAATTTTCTAGTATATGGGTTTTCTCGGTGTAAAGATGTGTCCAGTGCTGTGGAAATTCTGTCTACTATGATCTCTAAGGAATTTAGGCCAAGCAACCGCAACTTGAGAATAGTTATGACCAGCCTGTGTGGGATTGGGGAGCTCGAGAAAGCCTTGGAGTTGAGTCGAGAAATGGAATCAAGAGGCTGGGTTCATGATTCAATCATTCAAAATGCCATTGTTGAGGACCTTCTTTCTCATGGTAAGCTTCAAGAAGCAGAAAAGTTTCTGGACAGGATGGTAGAGAAATGCCTAATTCCTGAGAATATCAACTATGATAATCTAATTAAACGTTTTTGCTCGTGTGGACGACTGAGCAAGGCAGTTGATCTTCTAAACATAATGTTGAAGAAAGGAAATCTTCCAGACGCTACTAGTTATGACTCTGTCACCAGCTCTTGCTGTGCAGTTAATCAACTGGACCAAGCTATGGATTTTCATACTGAGATGCTGGATAGAAATCTCAAGCCAAGCATCAACACATGGGAACTTCTTGTCCACAATCTATGCCAAGATGGACAAACTGCAGAAGCAGAAAGGCTTTTGCTTTCAATGGTTTGCATAGGTGAAACAGTGAGCAGGGAGATATATTCTTCTGTAATTAATAGGTATCGCTTAGAAAAGAATCTCAGGAAGACATCAGAGCTCATGCAAGCAATGCAACAGAGTGGTTTTGAGCCAGACTTTGAGACACACTGGTCTCTCATAAGCAATCTAAGCAATTCTAGTGACAAGGACAATGCAAACAGCAGCCGGGGTTTCCTGGCAAGGCTTCTTTCTTCAAGTGGATTTTCTCGGCAAAAGGATTCGAAGACAAAACTGGGTTAA
- the LOC109948226 gene encoding uncharacterized protein LOC109948226, translated as MNRNLSAFVIGLVGAAMTLFAYSQTLVSPNQSIAIGLLVLMFGLLIKEGFISL; from the coding sequence atgaatcgGAACTTGAGTGCGTTTGTGATTGGATTGGTGGGTGCAGCAATGACCTTGTTTGCTTATTCTCAAACTCTGGTGTCTCCAAATCAGTCCATCGCAATCGGCCTCCTTGTTCTCATGTTTGGTTTGCTGATCAAGGAAGGTTTTATATCTCTGTAG